AAATAGAAATAAAAGGCTATGAGAAAGCAAAAACAGAATATAACTATAAAATAGCTCTTTCAAAAGAAATAAGAATAGAAAGAGAAAACAAGATGCCAGTAACAATAATTAATGACGTAGTAAAAGGGAAGAAAGAAATAGCACAGTTAAGATTTTATAGAGATAATGCTGCATCTAGTTATGATGTAGCATATGAGAAACAAAGAGCCATTAAGTTAGAAATAGGAATAGTGGAAGGACAGATAAATGCTATAAGAAAAGGGGAGTGAGGTATATGGAGATAATTAATTCAATCAATGATCTATATAAAATGTTAGAAATATGGGAAATTAGATTACAGGCATATGAAGAAGAAAAGAAAGCTATAGAAAAGTTAGGGAAATTTGGAGGTCCTAAAGAAATAGGAGCAGTAGATTATTCACAACCAAGAGTAAGTGGTGGAGGTGGCCAACTAGATTTTGACGAGACTCTTTCTTTGTTACATAGAATAGAAAATCATATTTCTATACATGAAGATAATATAAAAAATATAAAAAGTAAAATAAAATCTATTGAAGATAAAGTAAATGAATTTGAAGGTATAGATTATAAAGTAGTTTATTATAGAGATATAAAAGGAATGACTTTGCAGCAGATAGCAGATAAATTAAATTATAGTAAAAGACAAATTGAAAGAATAAGCTCTAGAAATAAGAAATGTATATAAGTTGTCGGTGACATGTCGGCAATACATATAATATTATGTTATTAAGAGAAAGACCGATTATAAGGCTTTCATCTACTAACGCATCTATCACGAGGTGCGTTTTTTGTTACTCCTTTTGTGTGATGGGCGGTGTGCATAACCCAATATAATAAGAGGGGATGTTAAATATGTTAAAACCACCTATATGTAGAATGGGAGGAAAATCAAGATTAAGAAAAACAATAATAGAAATGATACCAGAGCATAAATGTTATGTAGAACTATTTTTTGGTGCTGGTTGGGTATACTTTGGTAAAGAAAAATCTAAAGTTGAAGTAATAAATGATATAGATAAAGAACTGATAAATTTATTTAAAATGATAAAGTATCATTCTCCAGAGATAGAAAGAATGTTAGAATATGAATTTTCAGGACGTGATATTTTTGAAGAATATAAGAATTATAACGTTGAATATTTAACTGAGATACATAGAGCAATAAGATTTCTATATTTGATAAAGCAGAGCTTTGGAGGAAAAGGAGATCATTATGGATATGGAACTACAAAAAAACCATCTCAACAAATATTCTATAAAGGCATACTTGAAGAACTAAGAGAAAGACTTAGAAATACTTATGTAGAAAATCTAAGCTTTGAAAAAGTCATAGATAAGTATGATAGAGAGTATACATTTTTATTTATAGATCCACCATATTTTGAAACAACAGGATATAAAGATAAATTTACTAAAGAAGATCACTTATTACTTAGAGATAAATTAATAAATTTAAAAGGAAAATTTTTACTAACAATTAATGATCATAAAGAAACAAGAGAATGGTATAAAGATTTTAATATTAAAGAAGTAGAAGTTAATTATTCAGTATCAAAAACTAAAAAAGATAAACAGAAATATAAAGAATTAATAATAACTAACTACTAAAAGGACATGTCTGTAAGATGTGTTCTTTTTATTATGCCAAAAAGGTGAGAATATGAAAATAACGAATAAGAAATTTAATAAGAGCAAATGTAAAAATTGTATATGGAAGAAGAAATTGAATGATAAGGATTATTATTGTCTTTGGCCTAGGTGCATAAAACAATAAAAGTCAAAAATAAAATAGTATGATAAAAAATCTTAAATACTTCCTAAGTATAATTAATAAAAACTATTATTATGTAAAATTTGAATATGAATATCTAGTCGCAGAATGCAATATAATAGTAAAAACTCAATTAAGGAGGATCGAAATGAGAATCTGTTTACACAATTGGATATTAATAGGAAGAAATATGATAAAAGGTAAAGGTATTACCAAATATAAATGTATAAAGTGTGGTAAATATAAGTATAAGAAATGGTAAAAAAACGAGAAAAATGTCGAATATTGCGATAATGAATTAAAGGAATATCACATTTTCTGTAGAAATATTAAGTATAACGGAGAAATTTAAACAGAAAGTAGTGATAAATAATATGTCTATAATTATTCAAGAATTTAAAAAACATCCAATACATAATTCCTTAAATGATCTAAGTCAAGTAATTAAAAAAATTGAAAAAAATAAAGAAGTACCTGAACAACAATTAGAACATATAACTAGACTGAAATTAGTACAAGAAAGGTTGGTGAGGAATCTAGAAGCTGTAGATCCTTTTTTTGTATCAAAAAGCACTTTAGATAATATAAATTCAAATATAGTTAATTCTAGAAATCAACTTAATGCATATATGGGAAATTTAAATGAATCTTATATAAATAATATAAGATCTTATACTAATGGTATTTTACATATTATGTCGTTATTGAAAAACGTGAAAGCTTCAGATGATATTGATAATATAACAACAGATATAAGCAATTTTAGAGAATTTACATCTGATTTAATGAATAATATGTATAAAGATTATAATGAATATGTTGATAAATTAAAAAATGAATATAATAACTCAGAACAGAAAATTAATGAACAAGAATCTAAACTAGAACAAATATCAAAATTAATAAAGGAAGAAAGAGATAGAATTAACTCAGTAATAACTCAGGCACAAAATCAAATAAATGAATTTAATGCTCAATTTGGTAAAGCACAAGAAAATCGAATAGAAAGTTTTAGTAATTTAAGGGATAAATTCAGAGAAGATTTTAAAGGTTTAGAGCATAATATGAAAGAAGGCTTTGAAAATTTAAGTAATAATATTGAAGAAAATAATCATAATGAATTTAGTAAATTGATTAATGAATTCCAGGATACAAAAGAAGAATTTGAAGAAGAAACAAGTATTAGAGTAGAAGAATATTTTAAGGAATTTAATGAACATAAAAATAATATAGAGAAAATTTTAAATTCTCTTGGAATTAAAAGTATGGCAGGAGGATATAATGAGTTTGCTAATAAAGAGAAAAAGTCTAGGGTAATTTGGCAAGTGGCGACGGTATTATCCATAATAGGCTTGATAGGTTTTAGTATTAATTTTGTAAATTCTTTTAAAAATTTAAGTATATCCACAAATGAAGTTAGTTGGGCATTATTTTCATCTAGAATTATAGTTGTATCTGCTATTGGTACTTTAACTGCATACTGTTCAAGACAAGCTACTAAACATTTAGAAAATGAGAGGTATAACAGACAAATGCAACTAGAGTTAGCAGCAATTAATCCTTATTTATCAATATTAGAACGTGAACGAAAAGATAAGATTATGGAAGAACTAGCTTATAGATTCTTTGGTAGGTATGATGTGATTTTTAGCAATGATAATAAAGAAGATCATGAAGAGAAAAGTCGAAATACAATATTATTAGAGCTTCTACAGAAGGCATTTAACATGAACAATAAAACTGATTAAGTAGTTATAGATAATTAATGATATAATAAACTTTAATTAAATTATTAAATAAATGGATGTGTTTTTGTTATATATAAGTATATTAATCGGAGTGATAAACATATGATAAAGTGAATAAAATAAAATGTGTGGGATGCTCTAATTTTAAAGAGTTAGCCAGTTACACAAATACAGATAACAGATAATATATAATTTATGATATTGTTCATAAGAGAGCCAGGATATATTAAGAAAATAAATGACTGGGAAGAGACCAATATATTATTGAAATACTAGGAAAAATTAGTATTGAAGATTATTTAAAATTCATGAAAAAATGTATAGAGCTAAAAGAAAAATATGACATAAAATTTTAATATATAAAAATTAAGCCCTAAAGAGGCTCTTTTTTATATACAAAATAAAAGAACAGGTAGCAATCGAGGTGGTGGTATGGCAAAGAAATTAAGTGCAAAACAGAAGAAATTTGCTGATTTATATATTAAGTTGGGAAATGCAACACAAGCAGCAATAGAAGCTGGTTATAGCAAAAATTATGCAATTGCACAAGGTTATAAATTGTTGGATAATGTTGGTGTAAAAACATATATTGATAAAAAGCTAAAAGAAATAGAAGATAAACAAATAGCTAAAGCAGAAGAAGTATTAAAATATCTCACTTCTATTATGAGAGGGGAAGAAAAAGAAGAAACCCTTAAATGGATAGGAGAAGGAGAACAAGCCATATCAGATATAGAAGTTAGTGCTAAAGATAGAATAAAAGCAGCAGAATTAATAGGAAAAAGATATGGTATATGGAAAGATAAAGTTGAAGTTGATGATTCCATTACAATAAACATAAAAAGAAAAGGTGAAGATTAATGCAGATAGACAAAGAAGTTAATCCTCACTTTGAAGATTTCATATTTAATTGGGAGTATAAAACATATTTTTTAGTAGGAGGATATGGATCATCAAAGAGTTACCATATAGGATTGAAACTTATACTTAAGTTGCTGCAAGAAAAAAGAAAAGCACTAGTAGTAAGAGAAGTATTTGAAACAATAAGAGATTCTACATTTTCACTTCTTGAAGAAATAATAGAAGATTTAGATTTAGCTCATGTTATAAAAACAAGAGTAAGTCCATTAAGAATAGACTTTCCTAATGGTAGTCAGATAATATTTAAAGGGATGGATAAACCAGCTAAATTAAAATCTATTAATAATGTAACTATAGTATGGATAGAAGAATGTTCAGAGCTTAAATATGAAGGATATAAAGAGTTATTAGGTAGAGCAAGACACCCAAGTCTGCCAATACATTTTATATTATCAACAAATCCAGTAGGAGAAGATAATTGGAGTTACACTCACTTCTTTAAAGATGAACTTAAAGAGATTTTCATTTTAGATGATAAAGAATTATATAAAAAAAGAATAATAAAATTAAACAATACATATTATCATCATTCTACAGCAGATGATAATTTATTTTTGCCTAAAAGTTATATAGAGCAGCTTGATGAATTAAAAACATATGATCCTGACTTGTATAGAGTAGCAAGGCGTGGAAGATTTGGTATTAATGGTACTAGAGTGTTGCCACAGTTTGAAGTTATGCAGCACGATTTAGTAATAAATAATATAGGTGATATACCTAAAAGGTATTATAGGAATGGAATGGACTTTGGTTTTGTAGAATCTTATAATGCAGTAATAAGAATGGCCATAGATGATAAAAAGAAATATTTATATATCTATTGGGAGTATTACAAAAATAAAATGACTGATGATAAAACAGCAGAAGATATAAAAGAATTTAGAGAAAACAAAGAACTTATTATAGCAGATTCAGCAGAGCCTAAAACAATAACCTATTATAATCAAGAAGGATTTAAAATGATAGGTGCTAAAAAAGGTCCAGGAAGTAGGCTACAAAATACTAAGAAGATAAAAAGATTTAAAAAGATAATATGTTCTGATAACTGTCCTAATACTATAAGAGAATTAAAAAACTTAACTTATGCAGTAGACAAACAAGGAAATATTATAGAAGATGAATTTAATATAGATAGTCATTCCCTTAGTGCTATATGGTATGGATTAGATGGATATGAAGTATCAAATATTAAAGATAGAAAGAATTATTCAGGAAAGGGGGCAAGGTAATGGATTATAATCAAATATTAAAAACAGAGATAGAAGGTGTCTATGGAGATTATCTTGCTAGAGTAAATAAAATAAATGAATATTATAGTATTTATTCAGGAAAACAAGAATGGAATACTCCTGAAGATTTGGATTATGAGCCTACCAAGAAAATAACTAATATTATAAAGAAGCTTATAGATACAAAAGCAAGATTTATGTTTGGTAAAGAACCTTATTTTGACATAAGACAAATAGATGAAGATGAAGAAAAGTCAACTAAGTATGAAGATCAAGCACAAGAAAAAGAAGATTTATTATATAAAATACTTAAAGAAAACAAATTCCATAGTAAGCTTTTAAAAGCTAAAAAAGACTGCAGCATTGGTGGTAAGATAGCTATAAAACTATGGGGACATAAAGAAAAAGGACTTAAAATAATATTTTCTCCAGCACAAGAGTTTTTCCCACAATATAATTTAGATGATGTAGACCAACTTGAGAAGGTGGTCTTTTTATATGCTTTAAATAACGAAGTTAATACTGAAGACCAAAGGATTAAAAAGCAAGTATGGGAACTAGTTAATGGCAATTGTATATTAAACGAATCTACTCATGATGGTAGGGGTGAAATTATATCAATAGAGTATCAAGACTATAATACAGGACTTGATTTTATTCCAGTAATCATAGTTCAAAATGGTGGACTTACAGGAGAAACAGAAGGAACATCAGATGTAGCAGAGTTATGGAGCAATCAAAAAACATATAACAAAATGACTAGTGATGATGTAGATGCTTTAAGATTTCAAATGTTTGGCCAAGATGTAGTTACTGATGCAAGTGAAGATAGTATTAAAAATATAAAAGTAGCTCCTGGTGCTATGGTAGACCTTCAGACAGATATAGCACATAAAAATGAAGGTAGGCAAGCTAAGATGGAAAGACTTGAATCAGGATTTAGTTATGATAGCAAATTTAGAGATACAGTAGATAGAATTAAAAATGATATGTATGAATCATTAGATGTGCCTAATGTAAGTTTAGAACAACTTAAAGGACTTATGACATCAGGTAAATCTATGAAAGCTTTATACTGGGGACTCATAGCTGCATGTGAAGAAGATTGGACAGAATGGGGTCCTGCATTAGAGCAAATGGTTAATTATATATTTAATATGATTGATACTTATAACCTATATAAAGCTAGAGATATTGCAAAATATGAAACTACATTAGAAATACAAAAGAATTACCCTATACAGGAAGATGAAGATAGTAAAAAAGAAATAGATATGCAAGAAGTTAATTCTAATGTGAGAAGTAGAAAGAGTTATATGAAAAAATGGGGAGAATATCCTGATATAGATGCCGAGATAAAGCAAATACAATTAGAACAGCAATTACTTCAAGATAGTTTTACAAGAAGTTTAATTAATGACATTGAATATCCTTTAGATGATGAAACATTAGAAGAATAGGTGATAGCTTATGAATGAGTATGAGAAAATAACTAGATCTATTCGTAAAAAGGTATCTAAAGTTACTCTAGAACAACAAAAAGAAATACTTAAGATATATACAGAAGCTATAGAGAATATGGCAAAGAAAGTAGCAGATGAAAAAGAAGATTCTATAACTAAAAAGTTGCTTAATGAATTTACTAAAGATTTAATATCAGAAAAGATTACTATTTTAAAGAATATAAGCAAGAGTACAACAAAAAGCATAACTAAAGCTGCTGGATATGGAATAAAAACAAATGAAGAGATACTAAAAAGAATATTTGATTTAACAGGAGTAAATTCTAATGTAAATTATGAAGGGTTATTTTCATCCACTAAAAAGAAAATAATTAATGATATAGTCTCAGGTAAATTATATAAAGATAATAAGACTCTATCAGATAGAATATGGAGAGCTAATAATAAGTTTGAAGATAATATTCAATATATGATAAATAAAGGTATATTAGAAGGAAAATCATCATTAGAACTTGCTAGAGATTTAGAAACATTTATTAAAGAACCTGCTAGAAGGCCTTGGGCATGGTCTAAGGTATATCCTCAATTAGTAGGTACTGTAATAGATTACAATGCTCAAAGATTAGCTAGAACTAGTATAAATCATAGTTATCAAAATAGTACGATACAAAGTTGTAATATGAATCCATTTGTAGAAGGAATACAGTGGCATAGTGCATTGCAGCATGGAAGAACGTGTGAAGTATGTAGAGAGCGTCATGGTGAAGTATTTCCTAAAGATAATGTACCTTTGGATCACCCAAACGGACTTTGTACAATGATACCTTATATTCTAAAAGATAGTGAAGAAGTAGCAGGAGAATTAAGAAATTGGTTAGATGGAGAAGATAATTCTGTATTAAATGAATGGTACCAGCAATATGGTTTATACTTTGCTTTTAAAGAAATATAAGGAGGTGTAATAATATGAGAGTAGCATATTGTAATGATTGTAAAAAGCAGTTTCAAGTAGAATCTAAAGAAAAACAATTAGAAGATAATATTATAAAACATTATTTTAAATGCCCACATTGTAAAAAAGAATATATTGTTTATTATTCAGATCATTTAATTAGAAAGAAGCAAGATAAAATGAAAGAATTAAATAATAAATATTTATCTGAAAGAGATTTACAACCACAAAAAGCATTAAAAACATATAAACAAATAAAAAAGCTTAAAAAAGAAATTGGAAAAGATATGGATAAGTTAGAAAAGAGGATTGAATCACCTGCTAAGTAGGTGTTTTTATTTTGCTCTTTTTTAGTATTTGTAGAGCATAAAGAACAAAGAATCCAAAGAGGTAGCAAACTCTATAAAAAAGCTATGGATAATATAGGAGGAATGAAAAATGGAATGGTTAAAAAAGTTAATTGAGAAGCATACAACAGATGGAACATTAAATCAAGAAGAATTAATAAAAGAAGTTAATAAGGAATTTCCTAAGCATGCAGTACCTAAAGATACTTATAATGCTTTATCTGATAATAAGAAACAATTAGAGAAAGATATATCAGATAGAGACAAGCAATTAGAAGAGTTAAAAAAGGTAGATGCAGAAGGACTAAAGGAACAAATAGAAAAATTACAAGAAGAAAATAAAACTGCTAAAGAAAAATATGAATCTGAAATGAAAGATTTAAATCTTACTAATGCTATAAAACTTAAAATAGCTGGTAAAGTTCATGATGAAGATTTAGTTGCAGGATTATTTGATAAAGAAAAATTGATTCTTCAAGATGATGGTTCTATTACTGGATTAGATGACCAGTATAAAAACATATCTGAAAACAAACCTTTCTTGTTAAAGGAAACAGAGCCAATAGGCACTGGTGGAAGTACAGGAAATGGAGAAAAGAAAAAAGTTCCAATTGATAAAACAAATTATGGTAGCACATTAGGTAAAAGTGTAGAAAAAACAAATTTAGATACTAGTTCTTATGAGATATAGAGAGGAGAATATAAAAAATGGCTAATAGAGTAAGGATAGAACAATATTCAAACAAAAAAGAAATATTGAAATTTAATGACTTTGTGTCAACAACGGTAAATGTAACTGATGTAGGAGTAACTGCAGTAGATGGTAAAAAAATATTGAAGGCAGGCACAATTATAGGTGGTAAAACTAAGTCTGTACTATTGAATACTGGTGAAGTTGTAGAAGAAAAGAATACTACTACAAAGGCTCCTGATGCAGAAGGAGTATTGTTATATGATGTTGATGTAACTTACGGACCAAGAGAGGGTTCTATGGTTATATATGGATATATCAATATAGATAAGATACCAAAGGCACCAGTTGCAGAAGTGAATTTACCAAAAATTACATTTATGAAGTAAAAATATATAAGGAAATATGAAGGGAGATAATATAAATGAAAAATACAATATTTGATATAGTAACAGCTGATAATATAAAAGGTTTTTATGAAGAATCAATTGAGGGGAAAGTACAACCTCTTGGAGCTGCTTTATTTCCAAGGGATAAACAATTAGGATTAGAGTTAAGTTTTATTAAAGGTAAAGGTGGAGTTCCAGTAGTGCTAAAACCTTCTGCTTTTGATGTACAGTCTAATTTAAGAGACAGAATTGGATTAACTACTCTTAAAACTGATATGCCTTTCTTCAAAGAATCTATGGTTGTTTTAGAAAAAGACAGACAAGATTTATTAACTATGTTACAAACTAAAAATCAACCATATATAAACATGGTTACAAAAAGAATATTTGATGATAAAAAGACCTTAATAGATGGAGCTACTTCTCAAGAAGAAAGACTCAGAATGCAACTATTAACTCAAGGTAAAATAGCTATAACTGCTAACAATGTAGATATGGAATATGATTATGGTATGCCAGTTGAAAATAAATTGACTCCTGAAAAAGTTTGGACAGATCCCACAGCAAAAATAGGAAAAGATATAATGAAGTGGATTATGGATGCTAAGAAAAAAGGGGTAACTATTACAAGAGCGTTAACTAATAGTTCTACTATCTTAAATATGATGGAAAATACCGAAATATCAAAAGAAATATTAGCAAATCAAAATGGAGCTGGAGTTGTAACTCCATCTATGATAGGTCAATGGGTTAAATCTAAGTTTGGTTTAACAATATTATTAAATGATGAAGTGTTTGTAGATGAAAGTGGAGAAACTAAACAATATGTTCCAGATGGAGTATTTAGTTTACTACCTGCAGGTGCTCTAGGAAAAACAGTATTTGGTACTACACCAGAAGAAGCTGATTTAATGAGTGGGGCAACTGATGCACAAGTATCTATTGTAAATACTGGAGTTGCTATTACAACTACTAAAAAGACAGATCCAGTAAATGTTGACACTAAAGTATCAATGGTTGTATTACCTTCTTTTGAACAAATAGATAAAGTATTTATAGCAAATGTAAATTAATAAGAAGGGCTAATACCTCTTCTTATTTTATTTAAAGGAGATTTTTAATATGAGTTTAGAACTTGAAAAATTAAAAGAATTAATAGATGAATATAATTATCCTTATTTTGAAGATACTTATTTATTAGAAAGATTAAATAAATCAAGCAATATGAAATCACTTGCAAGAGAATTGTGTATTATGAAATCTGGAATACAAGAGATTAAACTAGGAGATATAACTATACCTTCACCTAAAAATCATTTTCTCATGCTTGCTAGTAAATATAGGACTAATTTAACAGGGGTGGTGACTAGAGCTGATGAATACTAAGTATTATAAAAAGTATATTGAAAAGCTTATTAATATTAATCCTGTAGAGATTATTATTAAAAGAAAAGTAAATACTCCTGATGGATATAAAGGGACTACATCAACAACTAAAAAAATTAATGCTACTGTTACCCTATATGATAAAAAAGGAAGTAGACAAATAGCAACAGATGAAGGTATAAGTTATACTGGGGTAATAGTTACTAAGTTATTAGCTTTAAATGATACAGATATTATAGAAGGAGATACTTTTAAGGTTGATAATAAAACATATAAAGTATCTTTTATTAAATCTTATATGGGTATTTGTAAACAAGCAGAACTGGAAGTGATTGCATGAGTATAAGGGTTAGAAATAATTTTAATCCTTTAAAAGCATTGATTAAAACTAGAGCTGCTATAGGATTATATGCTGATACAGAAGCTAAAAGAATGGAAGGTAAAGCTAAGATAGATGCTCCATGGACTGATAGGACTAATAATGCTAGAAGTAGTATTAGAGGTAATTTTGGTTGGCAAGGAAGTCAAGCTAAAATAATATTATCAGGTAATATGGATTACTTTCCCTATCTAGAGTTAGCAATGGAGAAAAGATATGCAATATTATCTCCTACACTTCAAAATAATGCACCTAAAGTATTAAAGGGATATCAAAAGTTGGTGAAATAATGTGGAAAAGAATATATCATAAATTAAAAGAAAAAGGATTGAATCCTTATCCTCCTGGAAAACACATAGGAGAATGTATAGAAAGGTACTGTGTAGTTAAAGAAAACTCACAAGTACCTTATTTTAATTCTAATAAAACAGGATATAAAACTATAGATATTATATTACTTGTACCAAATGATAGTTACATATCTATGGACCCTTATGCAAAAGAAATAAAGGCAGCAATGAAAGAATTAAATTTTATCAGGAAAACAGGAAATGAAACCCCTGTTATACCTGATGATAGTAAAAAAGCCTATACTTCAAGTATAGAGTATCAATTAATGAAGAAATTGGAGGGATAAACATGGCAAATGAAGTTATAAATGAGTTTCCTTTGGCCAATATAGTTAGGGTTGAAATGGTAACAGAAGAAACAACTCCTAAAACATATAGATTAACAGATGTAGCAAGTGAAGCAGAAGTAACAGCTTATGTATCTGAAGGGGAAGAAAAACCTTTAAGAGTAAAAAACACAATTAAAGCTCAAAACAATACAGAAGATATTGTAATGGGATATGATTTAAAGCTTGTAAATGCTACTATGGTAGCTGAGGTATTAGCACTTATAGATGGTGGAACTTTAAGATTTGATGAAGTAGAAACAACTAAATTATTAGGATATGATGGACCAGCTGTTGGTTCTCCTGTATCAAGAAGGTTATTTACAACTTATATTTATACAGAAGAAAAAGACGTTGATGGTGGAACTTTGAGTTATGTTAAGTTTGGATATAAACATTGTAAAGGTACACCAGTAAACTACTCACTACAAGATGGGGAGTTCTTTGCACCAGAATTAAATGCAAAGAGTAGACCAAAGAAGGGTGAAAGCCCAGTAAGTATTGATTTTCTAGATGAGCTACCTGCATAAGTAGGTAGCTTTTAATATTAAGGAGGAATAAATAATGAGTGAAATATTAAATATAAAAGAATTAAAA
The Senegalia massiliensis genome window above contains:
- a CDS encoding DNA adenine methylase encodes the protein MLKPPICRMGGKSRLRKTIIEMIPEHKCYVELFFGAGWVYFGKEKSKVEVINDIDKELINLFKMIKYHSPEIERMLEYEFSGRDIFEEYKNYNVEYLTEIHRAIRFLYLIKQSFGGKGDHYGYGTTKKPSQQIFYKGILEELRERLRNTYVENLSFEKVIDKYDREYTFLFIDPPYFETTGYKDKFTKEDHLLLRDKLINLKGKFLLTINDHKETREWYKDFNIKEVEVNYSVSKTKKDKQKYKELIITNY
- a CDS encoding terminase small subunit, yielding MAKKLSAKQKKFADLYIKLGNATQAAIEAGYSKNYAIAQGYKLLDNVGVKTYIDKKLKEIEDKQIAKAEEVLKYLTSIMRGEEKEETLKWIGEGEQAISDIEVSAKDRIKAAELIGKRYGIWKDKVEVDDSITINIKRKGED
- a CDS encoding PBSX family phage terminase large subunit, yielding MQIDKEVNPHFEDFIFNWEYKTYFLVGGYGSSKSYHIGLKLILKLLQEKRKALVVREVFETIRDSTFSLLEEIIEDLDLAHVIKTRVSPLRIDFPNGSQIIFKGMDKPAKLKSINNVTIVWIEECSELKYEGYKELLGRARHPSLPIHFILSTNPVGEDNWSYTHFFKDELKEIFILDDKELYKKRIIKLNNTYYHHSTADDNLFLPKSYIEQLDELKTYDPDLYRVARRGRFGINGTRVLPQFEVMQHDLVINNIGDIPKRYYRNGMDFGFVESYNAVIRMAIDDKKKYLYIYWEYYKNKMTDDKTAEDIKEFRENKELIIADSAEPKTITYYNQEGFKMIGAKKGPGSRLQNTKKIKRFKKIICSDNCPNTIRELKNLTYAVDKQGNIIEDEFNIDSHSLSAIWYGLDGYEVSNIKDRKNYSGKGAR
- a CDS encoding phage portal protein — protein: MDYNQILKTEIEGVYGDYLARVNKINEYYSIYSGKQEWNTPEDLDYEPTKKITNIIKKLIDTKARFMFGKEPYFDIRQIDEDEEKSTKYEDQAQEKEDLLYKILKENKFHSKLLKAKKDCSIGGKIAIKLWGHKEKGLKIIFSPAQEFFPQYNLDDVDQLEKVVFLYALNNEVNTEDQRIKKQVWELVNGNCILNESTHDGRGEIISIEYQDYNTGLDFIPVIIVQNGGLTGETEGTSDVAELWSNQKTYNKMTSDDVDALRFQMFGQDVVTDASEDSIKNIKVAPGAMVDLQTDIAHKNEGRQAKMERLESGFSYDSKFRDTVDRIKNDMYESLDVPNVSLEQLKGLMTSGKSMKALYWGLIAACEEDWTEWGPALEQMVNYIFNMIDTYNLYKARDIAKYETTLEIQKNYPIQEDEDSKKEIDMQEVNSNVRSRKSYMKKWGEYPDIDAEIKQIQLEQQLLQDSFTRSLINDIEYPLDDETLEE
- a CDS encoding transglycosylase, coding for MRVAYCNDCKKQFQVESKEKQLEDNIIKHYFKCPHCKKEYIVYYSDHLIRKKQDKMKELNNKYLSERDLQPQKALKTYKQIKKLKKEIGKDMDKLEKRIESPAK
- a CDS encoding phage scaffolding protein, with the protein product MEWLKKLIEKHTTDGTLNQEELIKEVNKEFPKHAVPKDTYNALSDNKKQLEKDISDRDKQLEELKKVDAEGLKEQIEKLQEENKTAKEKYESEMKDLNLTNAIKLKIAGKVHDEDLVAGLFDKEKLILQDDGSITGLDDQYKNISENKPFLLKETEPIGTGGSTGNGEKKKVPIDKTNYGSTLGKSVEKTNLDTSSYEI
- a CDS encoding major capsid protein: MKNTIFDIVTADNIKGFYEESIEGKVQPLGAALFPRDKQLGLELSFIKGKGGVPVVLKPSAFDVQSNLRDRIGLTTLKTDMPFFKESMVVLEKDRQDLLTMLQTKNQPYINMVTKRIFDDKKTLIDGATSQEERLRMQLLTQGKIAITANNVDMEYDYGMPVENKLTPEKVWTDPTAKIGKDIMKWIMDAKKKGVTITRALTNSSTILNMMENTEISKEILANQNGAGVVTPSMIGQWVKSKFGLTILLNDEVFVDESGETKQYVPDGVFSLLPAGALGKTVFGTTPEEADLMSGATDAQVSIVNTGVAITTTKKTDPVNVDTKVSMVVLPSFEQIDKVFIANVN